The DNA window AAGCTTTTTTAGTTATTCTCTCAATTTCACTTCTTTTGTATACAAGAGTATCTGAGGCTTCTTCATCACTATATTTTTTAGGTCCAAAATATAGTCCACCTGTTAATTCTCTAACAACCATTATATCTAAACCATCTCCAATTATTTCTTCTTTTAATGGGCTAGCTTTTTTTAATTCATTAAAAAGAATAGCTGGTCTTAGGTTTGTAAAAACTTCTAATTCTTTTCTTATTTTTAAAAGTCCTTTTTCTGGTCTTAGTTCTGGTTCAATCTTATCCCATTTAGTTCCACCAACTGCTCCCAAAAGAACAGCATCACTATCTTTACATATTTTTATAGTTTCATCAGATAAAGGTACTCCATATTTATCAATAGATTCTCCACCTAAATAGCCTCTTGTAAAAATAAATTTATGATTAAATTTTTCTCCAATTTTTTCTAAAACTTTTGTTGCTACATCAACAATTTCTGGTCCTATTCCATCTCCTTTAAGAACTGCAATTTTATATTCCATATTACCTCCAAAATATAAAATTTATGAAAAATAGTTCGTTACTAGCCAGATTTCTTAACGGATAAAAATTAAGAATTCGCATCTAAGAAACTCTAAGCAATAAATTGCTAAGTATTTCTAAGAAATTTGGTAAACTTGCTGACAAGTCAGCTTCAAACATACCGAGATTTGCTCGGCTCATTCTATTTAATTTTTATTCTAAAATCTGGAATGTAACTCACTAATTTTTCTATAAATATTAATAGTTTTTATTTTCAAATTCTTTAATTTTATCTTCATGTTGAAGAGTTAAACCAATAGAATCTAAACCTTTTAACAATCTTTCTTTCCAAGTTTCTTCAAGTTTAAAGAAATAATCTTTTCCATTGGCACTAAGCTTATTATTTTCTAGGTCAACAGTAATAACTGTATTACCAGAAAGTTTAGAAAGTTCATCTCTATCTTCTTTTGGTAAAGTTATTGGAAGGTGTCCATTATTTAACCAGTTCATATAGAATATTCCAGAATATCCTCCTGCCACAATAACATGAAAACCATAGTCTTGTAATGCCCAAGCAGCATGTTCTCTTGAAGAACCACAACCAAAGTTTTCTCCTGTGATTAAAATAGTTCCTTTTTTATATTCAGCTTTATTAAGATTAAAGTTTAAATTATCACTTCCATCTTCATTATATCTCCATTCATCAAAAAGATACTTTCCAAAGCCAGTTTTCTCAGTACTTTTTAAATATTGTTTAGGAATTAATTGATCAGTGTCAATATTATCATTCATTATAGGGACAATAGTTCCTTGAAATTTTGTAAAAGCTTTCATTATTCTTGCACCTCCTTCAATTCTCTAATGTCAATAAAATGTCCATAGATTGCAGCAGCAGCAGCCATAGCAGGACTTACAAGATGAGTTCTTGCACCTTTTCCTTGTCTACCCTCAAAATTTCTATTAGATGTTGAGGCACAATGTTCTCCACTTGGTATTAAATCAGGATTCATTCCTAAACAAGTTGAGCAACCTGCTTCTCTCCATTCAAAACCTGCATCTAAGAATATTTTAGCAAAACCTTTTTCTTCTGCTTGTTTTTTAACTATTTGAGAACCTGGAACTATGACAGCCTTTATATTAGGATGAACTTTTTTACCTTTAACAATCTTAGCTACAACTTCTAAGTCACTTAATCTTCCATTAGTACAAGAACCAATAAAGACATGTTTTAAATGTATATTCTTAGGAGAATCTCCAGGAGTTAAGTCCATATATTTATATGCTTTTTCATAGTTTAAGTCTTTTATTTCTGGGAAGTTATCAGTTATATTCATTCCCATTTCAGGATTTGTTCCCCAAGTAACTTGTGGAACAAGATTAGAAACATCTAATTTTATATATTTATCAAAAGCAGACACATCATCAGTATATAGCTCTTTCCATTCATTGATTTTCTTTTCTAAGTCTTTACCCTTTGGAGAAAATTCTCTATTTTTAATATATTCAAAAGTAATTTCATCAGGAGCAATAATTCCAGATTTACCACCAGCTTCAATAGCCATATTGCAAATAGTCATTCTTTCTTCCATAGATAAATTTTTTATAGTATCTCCAAAAAATTCAAAAGCATAACCATTTCCTAAAGCAATTCCATAAGTTTTAATTAAATGTAAGATAATGTCTTTTGCATAGACACCTTTTTGTAATTTCCCACTTATTTCTATACCCATAGTTTTAGGTTTCTTTTGCCATAATGTTTGAGTTGCTAAAACATGTTCTACTTCACTTGTACCTATTCCAAAAGCTATCGCTCCAAAAGCTCCATGAGTTGCAGTATGGCTATCTCCACATACAACAGTTTTTCCTGGAAGAGTAAGTCCTAGCTCTGGTCCTACCATATGCACTATTCCATTTCTTTCATTGAACATATCAGCAAGTTCAATTCCAAATTCTTCACAATTCTTTTTTAAAGCATCAAGTTGTGCTTTTGAAGTCTCATCAACAATATTATATCTATCTTCCATAATAGTAGGAGTATTATGATCCATAGTTCCAAAAGTTAAGTCAGGTCTTCTAACTTTACGCTCTGCAATTCTCAGTCCAGAAAAAGCTTGTGGAGAAGTAACTTCATGGATTAAATGTAAATCTATATATAGAAGTTGTGCCTCACCTTCATTTCCTGTAATAACATGCTTTTCCCATACTTTGTCAAATAAAGTTTTCATACAAACCTCCTTAATCTTGATAAAGTCTATTAAGTGCATTTATATAGGCTTTTATACTAGCTTCAACTATATCTGTACTTTGTGCTCTACCAATGTATCTTTTCCCATTCTTTTCAATTATAACAACAACCTGT is part of the Fusobacterium nucleatum genome and encodes:
- the leuC gene encoding 3-isopropylmalate dehydratase large subunit; the protein is MKTLFDKVWEKHVITGNEGEAQLLYIDLHLIHEVTSPQAFSGLRIAERKVRRPDLTFGTMDHNTPTIMEDRYNIVDETSKAQLDALKKNCEEFGIELADMFNERNGIVHMVGPELGLTLPGKTVVCGDSHTATHGAFGAIAFGIGTSEVEHVLATQTLWQKKPKTMGIEISGKLQKGVYAKDIILHLIKTYGIALGNGYAFEFFGDTIKNLSMEERMTICNMAIEAGGKSGIIAPDEITFEYIKNREFSPKGKDLEKKINEWKELYTDDVSAFDKYIKLDVSNLVPQVTWGTNPEMGMNITDNFPEIKDLNYEKAYKYMDLTPGDSPKNIHLKHVFIGSCTNGRLSDLEVVAKIVKGKKVHPNIKAVIVPGSQIVKKQAEEKGFAKIFLDAGFEWREAGCSTCLGMNPDLIPSGEHCASTSNRNFEGRQGKGARTHLVSPAMAAAAAIYGHFIDIRELKEVQE
- the leuD gene encoding 3-isopropylmalate dehydratase small subunit, whose product is MKAFTKFQGTIVPIMNDNIDTDQLIPKQYLKSTEKTGFGKYLFDEWRYNEDGSDNLNFNLNKAEYKKGTILITGENFGCGSSREHAAWALQDYGFHVIVAGGYSGIFYMNWLNNGHLPITLPKEDRDELSKLSGNTVITVDLENNKLSANGKDYFFKLEETWKERLLKGLDSIGLTLQHEDKIKEFENKNY